The sequence GCAAAGGATATTTTATGTCAACAACCCAATGACTAAAGTCATGGGCTTGTAAGCCCCATGTTGACCAGACCAAGGCTTGAAACAGAGCCTACGTTATAGATGTCATGACACGTTCGGGTACTTCTCCAGCCCGTTCCTCTGTCGTGCAAGGTTAAACAAGCGTGGTGGGTAGCGCTAGTGTCTTGCACATAACAAGCATCTATAACATGGTCGAGGAGAATATGACCTGCTTTATGCAGAGGAAAGGGGAGAACCCTATGGTTTTTGTGTTAGACACAAACAAACGTCCGCTTGCTCCTTGTCACGGAGCAGTTGCAAGAAAGCTGTTGAAACAAGGGAAGGCGGCGATTTACAAACGATTCCCATTTACCATCATCTTGAAAAAATCAGTAGACGAATCAGAAAATGAAACAACATATCGGCTAAAAATCGACTATGGAAGTAGACATACAGGATTAGCGATTTTGCGAGGACAAGAAGTGGTATGGTTAGGGCAACTTGACCATCGCACAGACATCAAGGAAAGAATAGATAAAAGGCGTGCTTTTCGTCGAGCAAGACGAAATCGAAAAACAAGATACAGAAAACCACGCTTTCTGAACCGCAAGCGAAAGGAGGGGTGGTTGCCGTCATCACTAGAGAGTCGTGTGCAAAATATCCAAACATGGGTTAACCGCCTAAAGAAGTTATGCCCCATTGGGTATATATCATACGAAAATGCCAAATTCGACACGCAACTCATGCGAAATCCTGAAATCAATGGTGTAGAGTATCAACAAGGCACGCTACAAGGATATGAAGTACGGGAGTATTTGCTTGAAAAGTTTGGGCGGAAGTGTTGTTATTGCGGAAAAGAAAATGTTCCACTTGAAGTGGAGCATATCATTCCAAAATCGAGAGGTGGAACAGACCGAGTGGATAACCTATGTCTTGCCTGTCATGACTGTAATCAGCGCAAAGGAAGTAAGACAGCAGAAGAATTCGGGTATCCCGCACATTCAAAAGCAAGTCAAAGAATCATTAAAGGATGCAAGTGCTATCAACTCGACAAGATGGAAAGCGTATGAAGTGTTAAAGCAGACAGGATTAGATGTCGAGTGTGGAACAGGTGCACGAACAAAAATGAATCGTATTCGTTTAGACTTGCCGAAAACACATTATTTTGACGCTTGTTGTGTAGGCGAAAGCACAACAAATCACTTATATTTCAAAACAAAAGAAGTGTTATTTATCAAGGCAAAAGGGCGTGGTAGTCGCTCTCGTACAAACCTAGATAGATATGGCTTCCCAAGAGGTTATCTTGCAAGACAAAAGTTCTTCTTTGGCTTCCAAACAGGGGACATGGTTAAGGCTGTTGTCCCAAGAGGGAAATATCAAGGCGTTTGGTTTGGCGAAGTCGCATGTAGAAAGACTGGAAGTTTCGATATTAAAGGCAAGGACGGAAAGCGTATCGCACAAGGAATAAATTATAGATATGTCCAAGTCATTCAGCGATTTGACGGATATGCTTATGGAAAGGGGGGGCGGAACTTGCGTAAGGTGCAATTCCTCGTCGTGCCTAAAGGCAGGGGCTTCCTTGCGTAAGTTTCGTGACCAAAAAAATGACTTGACATGTAAAAAAGCGACTTTGCCTCTTATTAAGGCCTTAGAATACAGTTTGATGCATGATAATGGGTGGTTATTGAACAAACTAAATTGCCCTAATTTTACAGACCATATTTCATTAATAAGAAATTATATACAAAAAACGGGGGCATTGGACTACTGTTTTGTTCTCTCTGATATATACATGAAACGTGCAATAAAACAAGTAGAAA comes from Anoxybacillus flavithermus and encodes:
- the iscB gene encoding RNA-guided endonuclease IscB; translation: MVFVLDTNKRPLAPCHGAVARKLLKQGKAAIYKRFPFTIILKKSVDESENETTYRLKIDYGSRHTGLAILRGQEVVWLGQLDHRTDIKERIDKRRAFRRARRNRKTRYRKPRFLNRKRKEGWLPSSLESRVQNIQTWVNRLKKLCPIGYISYENAKFDTQLMRNPEINGVEYQQGTLQGYEVREYLLEKFGRKCCYCGKENVPLEVEHIIPKSRGGTDRVDNLCLACHDCNQRKGSKTAEEFGYPAHSKASQRIIKGCKCYQLDKMESV